ACTTATTTTTCCTTTATGGAAATCTTCAATAATCCGTTTGGTTAGTGATAGCCCTAAACCCCAACCACGTTTTTTAGTGGTAAACCCAGGCTCAAAAATCTTATTGAAATCATTTTTATTGATACCTTTTCCAGTGTCTTTTACAGTTATTTTTACATCGCTTTCCAGTTGCGAAATTTCGATGGTAAGCTTACCACGACCTTTCATGGCGTCGATGGCATTTTTCACAAGATTTTCAATACACCAACTATATAATTGCTTGTTGAGTTTTACTGGAATTTCATCATTGGGTTTGATGATTTCAAAAGTTATAAGTTTAGATGATCGGGCTTTTAGGTAGTCGTATGAGTCTATGGTTTCTTCTACAATATCGGCAATTTCAAGGGTTGGTAAAGACCCAATTTTGCTAAAACGTTCTGTTATGGTTTTAAGTCGGTCGATATCTTTTTCCATTTCTGAGATATAATCAGAACTCACATTTTCAGTTTTTAAAATTTCGGTCCAGCCAATTAAAGACGATAAAGGGGTTCCTATTTGGTGGGCCGTTTCTTTTGCCATACCAGACCAAAGCTTGTTTTGTGTTGCGTTTTTGTTGCTACTATAAAAAAAGAAAATTACAGCCCCAAAAAGAAACACGATAAGCAATAAGGCCATTGGGTAATATTTAAGTTTGTTTAGAAGCGGAGAATTGCCATAATATATTGTCGAATAAATCTCTCCCTCAAACATGATGTCTATGGGTTTGTTTTCGCTTTTAAAGGTCTCTATAATTTTCTGTATCGACTGTTTGTCCTTTAATTTTTTTTCATCAATATTGTTGGAGAGGCTCAAGTTACCATCTTGGTCTATTACCAACATAGGCGTAGATGTATTGCTGTTCAATATTTTTAAGGTCAGTTTTAAGTTGGTGTTGGTTTCGGCATTGACGAATTCGGTTTGGGCAAACGACCAATTTTCCATTTTGGTGCGCTCTTCGTCTTTAAAATGCTGAAAAAACTCGTAAGTTTTCCATAAAATAAGGGAAACGATAGCAAAAGATGCAGCAATAATAATCCACTTAACGGCGCTGCTATGTTTTGAGAAAAACATGGATAAATAAATTTTAATCGGTAATATAATGCAAATCTGTTAATATTATTGTTCAAGTTGTTAGTAAATCGGTTTTTAGATGCGTTATAGTTTGGTTACATTTGTTGTTTATTAAAAAGTTTTATGGTGTCAATTGATCCAAAGCACTTATCAACCAGTAAATTACACGGTTATTTGTTAAGTACGGTTGCGCCTAGGCCCATCGCCTTTGCCAGCACGGTTGATGTTCATGGAACCCCAAATTTATCGCCATTTAGCTTTTTTAATGTGTTTAGTGCCAATCCGCCTATTCTGGTGTTTTCGCCGGCGCGAAGGGTTAGAAATAACACTGTAAAGCATACGCTGCAAAACGTTGAAGCAACAAAAGAAGTTGTCATTAACATGGTGAGCTACGATATGGTGTACCAAATGTCGTTGAGCAGTACAGAATATCCGGAAGGTGTTAACGAATTTGAGAAGGCTGGTTTTACCATGCTTAAATCTGATATTGTAAAGCCCTTTAGGGTGGCCGAATCGCCTGTTCAGTTTGAATGTAAAGTGAACGATGTTATAAAGTTAGGAACCGAGGGCGGTGCAGGAAATTTAGTGGTTTGCGAAGTTGTAAAGCTGCATATTGACGATGGGGTTTTAGATGAAAGTGAAAATATAGATCAAATCAAATTAGATTTGGTTGCCAGAGCAGGAGGCAGTTATTACAGCCGTTCAAAAAAAGGTTTTTTTCAAATACCAAAGCCGTTGTCAACATTAGGTGTTGGAGTAGATAACTTTCCAGACCATGTGAAAAACAGCATGGTTTTAACCGGCAATGATTTAGGGATGTTGGGAAATGTAGAAGCGCTGCCAACAGCCAAGAGCGTAAAAGCTTTTATAGAAGGTTTAAGTAAGCGTTACCCCGATATAAAAACGGCAACGCACCGACAAAAACATAAATTAGCACGCAATTATCTAAGTTTTGGCGATGTTGATAGTGCCTGGAAGATATTGTTGTCGTAAAAAGAAAA
This genomic stretch from Flavobacteriaceae bacterium GSB9 harbors:
- a CDS encoding flavin reductase family protein, producing the protein MVSIDPKHLSTSKLHGYLLSTVAPRPIAFASTVDVHGTPNLSPFSFFNVFSANPPILVFSPARRVRNNTVKHTLQNVEATKEVVINMVSYDMVYQMSLSSTEYPEGVNEFEKAGFTMLKSDIVKPFRVAESPVQFECKVNDVIKLGTEGGAGNLVVCEVVKLHIDDGVLDESENIDQIKLDLVARAGGSYYSRSKKGFFQIPKPLSTLGVGVDNFPDHVKNSMVLTGNDLGMLGNVEALPTAKSVKAFIEGLSKRYPDIKTATHRQKHKLARNYLSFGDVDSAWKILLS
- a CDS encoding HAMP domain-containing histidine kinase; translated protein: MFFSKHSSAVKWIIIAASFAIVSLILWKTYEFFQHFKDEERTKMENWSFAQTEFVNAETNTNLKLTLKILNSNTSTPMLVIDQDGNLSLSNNIDEKKLKDKQSIQKIIETFKSENKPIDIMFEGEIYSTIYYGNSPLLNKLKYYPMALLLIVFLFGAVIFFFYSSNKNATQNKLWSGMAKETAHQIGTPLSSLIGWTEILKTENVSSDYISEMEKDIDRLKTITERFSKIGSLPTLEIADIVEETIDSYDYLKARSSKLITFEIIKPNDEIPVKLNKQLYSWCIENLVKNAIDAMKGRGKLTIEISQLESDVKITVKDTGKGINKNDFNKIFEPGFTTKKRGWGLGLSLTKRIIEDFHKGKISVLESEKDKGTTIQINLKRAHNYD